The Chryseobacterium glaciei DNA window TTTAATGTTTATATTTAAAACTAAAGTAATTCCTTTAAACTTGAAATTATTATCACAGCAAATCATAAAAATCAATACATTTGATACTATAAATAAATTCTTGTGAATCCCATTCTAGATGTAGTTGTCCGCTCGCTTTGTGTTTACCTTTTCATGATGGTAGCTATTCGGTTGTTTGGAAAAAATCAGCTTTCTCAGCTTAATGCTGGAGATGTGGTTTTGTTATTGCTGATTTCCAATGCGGTTCAGAATGCAATGGTAGGGCAGAATACTTCTTTACAGGGAGGATTAATCGCAGCTCTGGTTCTTTTTGCAGCCAATTTTGTTGTAAAAAGATTAATGTTTGCAAATAAATCTTTTAAAAGTTTTATGGAAGCAGATCCTGTAATTTTGATAAAGGATGGTAAAGTAGATGAAAAAGCTTTAGATGATGTTAAAATAAATATTGATGAACTTGAAGAAGCCATTCGCGAACATGGTGTTGATGGAATTAAAAATGTAAAGTTATCTATTTTGGAGGTTGACGGAAACATAAGCGTAATTTCCGAGGACGAGAAAGATAAGCAGACACACTATTCCAGAATAAAAAGAAAAAACAAAAGAAAATATCACTAAATACAATGAATTACGAAATAAGAGAAATGCTTCCCGATGACGAACTCAAGGTTCTGGAGATTTATAAGCAGGGAATAGATGGAGGGGTGGCTACTTTTGAAACAGAAGTTCCCAATAGAGAAGTTTGGAACACAGAGTTTTT harbors:
- a CDS encoding DUF421 domain-containing protein gives rise to the protein MNPILDVVVRSLCVYLFMMVAIRLFGKNQLSQLNAGDVVLLLLISNAVQNAMVGQNTSLQGGLIAALVLFAANFVVKRLMFANKSFKSFMEADPVILIKDGKVDEKALDDVKINIDELEEAIREHGVDGIKNVKLSILEVDGNISVISEDEKDKQTHYSRIKRKNKRKYH